Below is a window of Vibrio gazogenes DNA.
TTGTTTTGTGGGGCGGGATTCAGGGCGTTATCATGATTTTGGAAAAATACAGTGGATATGAACGGTTTGTAGAAGCGAATAAATATGTGAAGCCGTTGGGGATCATATTGAACTTTACTGTTTGGACACTGTTACTGATATTGTTTCGTAATCCATCTCTTGATATGGCGATGTCTTATTATCAATCATTATTTTCTTTTCATATTGATCCCATAACATCGAAAGAGATCGGTATCTTGATTTTGATTGTATTAACGCTAGCTCTACATGCATTTGATAGTGCTGACTATGTACGAAATAAATTGATTAAAATCCCATTTTATATATCAGTTCCAATTATGATTACGATTGTTCTGGGCTGCTCAATGGTTGCAGCACAGAGACCAGAAAGTTTTTATTATTTTGACTTTTAATATGATGAAGAAATTTAAATATTCTATTGCGCTATTATTTTTTATTGTATTACTTGGCTTGCTTGTTGATGCAGGGAGTGATTTTCTGTTGTATGCTAGAGACTATTATCGGTCGGTAAGTGACAAGAATAATTTTATCCAAAGTTTACCTAAAAATCTAGATCGTCAGAAATATGCTAAGTATTATGATGATACCCGTGCTCTCGAAACTTATTATCTTCCATATATAGGGGGTGTCATTCCACCGGGAGAGTATGGGATATATAAAATTGATAAATTTGGTAGAAGGGAGTACAGTCATCATGCTTCTAAAAAACAAACCAAGAGTATATTAGTCTTAGGAGCCTCTCAAAGTTTTGGTTTCTATAATTCTTCCGATACAACATTAGTTCGTTATCTTGCAGAGTTATTGCCTGAATATAGGATTGACAATTATTCATCTCCAGGACAGAAGGTCTCTCAGAATCTTGCTAATTGGCAAAGAATTCATAATACTAAAAGCCATCATTATGATCTGGCTATTATTGTTAATGGACCGGTTGACTATATAATTGAACATGCAAAGTTTAAAAATGTAAAAGTTAAGGGAAGAGATAATGAGATAGCACTGGTTTATTTTCTACGTTTAGTTAAAAATAAAATTAAAAATGTAGTTTTAACATCTGATTATGATATTTCATCCCGTGATATGAAATATTATGAAACTGCGATTCCGAAGAAAATAATGAATGGCTTTGAAGACATCATAGGTTATGGTTCTGACTTGAATATAAAAACTTTAATCTTTATTCCTCCGGCTATTTGGGGGAATAAAGCTAGTGTGGATAATATTAATAAGAATATAACAGAAAATGAATTTATGAATTCTATAGCAAGGAATTTATCCGACCTATCTAGAAAAAATAGTCATGTTATTGATATGTCTAATATATTTAACGATAAAAATGAGCTGTTTTTCTTGGATGCTGGTAGTCATTTGACCCCGAATGGGAATAAATTGTTAGCTCAAAAAATAGCACATTACATAAAAGCCAATGATTAAGCTTTCGACAAATAATTTCACAAAAACAAGGTGTATTATTTTTGTGAAATTATGTACTGCTCAATGAGATTAATGGTATCTATTTGTTTGAATACTTCATTATCTGAAGACGAAGTGTAAATATCGTATTCATCTTCAAGGAATAATGTTAACTCTGCGATGTCAAGTGAGTCGAAGAGATTTGATTCGATAAGCGAGTCATCATCACTGATATTAACATCAGTTTCTTGTCCATTTTTTTTCAGTAAGTACTGGACAAATTCTCTTATTTTTTCTTTATTACTTTCCATGGTTCCCTCTACTGATAGTATATCTTTCAATTATATAATCTATAACTACATTATAACATTTACACTATAGTATATTTTTAGATATCTATCATGGAAATAGATTTTTCACAATTGTTTATTTCAAATGATTTATCTCTTCATATATACCCAAGTAACCTCAAGATGCAGGATTCAGAGTGTCTTCAATCGGCGTCATTCAAGGAGAATGTCGGCAGGAATGGCCTTCCCATTTCAATGGCATTTGACTCAGAAAGGCGCCGATTGAAGTACTCCCGAAGGGCGAGTTCACTGAACTCAGAGACTGCGTTAGAGATTCTCGCCATAGAATGGCTATGACTCAAATCTCTGCCTTGCCTCTGAGCCCAGTGATTCTCGCTGAAACTGCATCTTGAGGTCATTTGGGTATATGCGGTTCTTTAGGCGCGTGTCAATAATGTCAAAGCACATACGTCATGTACTTTCTGAGTGAGACATGGGAGACTGAACGCAGCTTAACGCTGAGGTAAAATAGCGATGATAAACTGCTCATCTCAACACAGAATGAATGTGGTTGTGATGATCATTGAGCCCGGATCTCGGAGAACGTCGGTAAGAGTGATGACAGAACAGCAGCAAACGAAAAAAGCGTCAGGGATGCATTTATGGGTTTATAAACTCATTGCGATCGTCAGTCTGATTTTGGCGATTATCGGTGTTGTCTTACCGGGCCTGCCTACAACCGAATTTGTCATTTTATGTGCATGGGCATCAGCGAAAGGTTCTCCTACGATTCACCGTTTTTTAATGTCGAAACCCTTTTTCCGTAACATGATAGAAAACTGGCAAAACGGTAAAGTCATCTCCAGAAAGAATAAGATTTTGTCGGCGGTATCGATGTCGGTTTGTTTACTGATTTTATTGTTGCACAAGGTTGCCTGGATCTGGGTGGCGGTATCGACTATCGGTATGTTGATCGGCAGTTACTACATCTGGAGGCGTCCGGAAAAGCTGCCGGACTCTCAGGCCCTCAGCAAAGACGAGCTCTGATCCCTTTGTGCTTTATCATCGGATATCCATCCGGACAGTTGGATGCTGTGCGGATGGTATCAAATATCACCTAACCAATGCTATCGCATCAGAAAAATTTAATCGCACCGCGTCCGCCAACCACATCATGTTCTGTAGGTTCAGATTTGTCCGAGGGCGTATTCTTTTCCGGTTTTTTGTCGGTAAGACGATTATTTTTGGCGGGATTTTTCCCTTGTTCAGGCTGATAATGTTTGCCAATGATCAGCTCATTGTTATTGGTTTTTCCCTGTTTCGATTGATGTGAATTTTTGCTCGCCGGTGTCTTTTTCACGGGGCTATTTTTGCCTTTACGCTGTGAAGTATTCTCTGAAGCGGTTGTTTGAGATGTTTTTTGATGAGACTGATTGGGCTGCTCTTGACCGGGGTCTGCCTGAGATGATTCAGCGACAGGGACATCACAAATGACGAGATAGTATTCACCGTTGAATTCGACCAGATCACCATCGTACATTTTACGGCGTTTACGCAGTTCGAGTTCACCATTAACCACGACATATCCCTCAGCAATGGCATATTTGGCTTCCCCTCCGCCACTGACGACATCCGCTATCTTAAGGACTTTATACAGTTCGATGGGCTGACTGTTGACTT
It encodes the following:
- a CDS encoding acyl carrier protein; its protein translation is MESNKEKIREFVQYLLKKNGQETDVNISDDDSLIESNLFDSLDIAELTLFLEDEYDIYTSSSDNEVFKQIDTINLIEQYIISQK
- a CDS encoding YbaN family protein, producing the protein MTEQQQTKKASGMHLWVYKLIAIVSLILAIIGVVLPGLPTTEFVILCAWASAKGSPTIHRFLMSKPFFRNMIENWQNGKVISRKNKILSAVSMSVCLLILLLHKVAWIWVAVSTIGMLIGSYYIWRRPEKLPDSQALSKDEL
- a CDS encoding RNA-binding S4 domain-containing protein translates to MQNNEDHADEAAETEIEIEAIGIEVNSQPIELYKVLKIADVVSGGGEAKYAIAEGYVVVNGELELRKRRKMYDGDLVEFNGEYYLVICDVPVAESSQADPGQEQPNQSHQKTSQTTASENTSQRKGKNSPVKKTPASKNSHQSKQGKTNNNELIIGKHYQPEQGKNPAKNNRLTDKKPEKNTPSDKSEPTEHDVVGGRGAIKFF